From the genome of Colletotrichum destructivum chromosome 10, complete sequence, one region includes:
- a CDS encoding Putative nucleotide-diphospho-sugar transferase translates to MWFLTRISALFYRPIENDYDTTATIVTPVYNEDPALFRLALESWIANKPERIIAVIDVTDTRCMAVAHEYAGAGVEVMPIDVPGKRAALAAGVDAASTDLVALVDSDVIWEPDVLRKVKMPFADASIGGVGTRQHMYPTDGAAATVWERIADMYLDMRYAGEVPAATRWGRAVSCLSGRTAVYRTRLLQGLREPFLNETFMGTRCMSGDDKRYTCLVLRSGYATWVQLDAHVHSTFKPDFAGFVQQRVRWSRNSFRSDLRALWEGWVWRHPFLAVLLVLRSVAPIWTLAKLGALVFVDGPTRWKVAVAMLIWQHAQQALKMLPHMRRVPRDWLILPLVVGVHYYVSCVKVYALFTLRQHKWLTRKVAVVDGEVQRVD, encoded by the coding sequence ATGTGGTTCCTTACACGCATCTCGGCGCTGTTCTACCGGCCGATCGAGAATGACTACGACACCACGGCGACGATCGTGACGCCGGTCTACAACGAGGACCCGGCGCTGTTCCGGCTCGCGCTCGAGTCGTGGATCGCCAACAAGCCGGAAcgcatcatcgccgtcatcgacgtcaCTGACACGCGCTGCATGGCCGTCGCGCACGAgtacgccggcgccggcgtcgaggtgaTGCCGATCGACGTCCCCGGCAAGcgggcggcgctggcggcgggcgtcgacgccgcctcgacgGACCTCGTCGCGCTCGTCGACAGCGACGTCATATGGGAGCCCGACGTGCTCCGCAAGGTCAAGATGCccttcgccgacgcctccatcggcggcgtcggcacgCGGCAGCACATGTACCCCAcggacggcgccgcggccaCGGTGTGGGAGCGCATCGCCGACATGTACCTCGACATGCGctacgccggcgaggtgCCGGCCGCGACGCGCTGGGGCCGCGCCGTCAGCTGCCTCTCGGGCCGCACCGCCGTCTACCGCACGCGACTGCTCCAAGGGCTGCGGGAGCCGTTCCTCAACGAGACCTTCATGGGCACGCGGTGCAtgagcggcgacgacaagcgCTACACGTGCCTCGTGCTGCGCAGCGGCTACGCCACCTGGGTCCAGCTCGACGCCCACGTCCACTCGACTTTCAAGCCCGACTTCGCCGGCTTCGTCCAGCAGCGCGTGCGCTGGAGCCGCAACAGCTTCCGCAGCGACCTGCGCGCCCTCTGGGAGGGCTGGGTCTGGCGCCACCCCTTCCTggcggtgctgctggtgctcCGGTCAGTGGCGCCGATCTGGACGCTGGCCAAGCTGGGCGCGCTGGTCTTCGTCGACGGTCCAACGCGCTGgaaggtcgccgtcgccatgctTATCTGGCAACACGCCCAACAGGCGCTTAAGATGCTGCCGCATATGCGCCGCGTGCCGAGGGACTGGCTGATCCTGCcactcgtcgtcggcgtccacTACTACGTGTCGTGTGTCAAGGTGTACGCGCTGTTCACGCTGCGCCAGCACAAGTGGCTGACGCGCAAGGTagctgtcgtcgacggcgaagtgCAGCGGGTGGACTGA
- a CDS encoding Putative phosphatidylinositol-specific phospholipase C, X domain, C2 domain superfamily codes for MTSMSHDFPIHQYKAGGGHPSGQREGIREKLDESILGHLARLFNRYAGPNNTWHRDQIGIFMQHVQAEDPNGLAGYLVDSDELSLPELVQYVTSPCGNVLEVAAPQDLSWSLSSYFISSSHNTYLTGNQLSSDSSVEAYRDVLLRGCRCIEIDVWDGEERYKPGFESDTAAADGGGRPEKISRRDRMVMKVGRWVMNKFDLVDPEGRTVDERLSDIIQAEPRVLHGFTLTKEVLFRDVCKVVRDYAFITSDLPLIVSLEVHCSPLQQSAMVDIMEETWGDHLLPAPEVEPAALPSPDQLRNKILIKVKYVPDVDDDENKNGTGDANAGGPGDEGDGDDVDDESGMLEVVTDDGAEKKTKRVPPPKITPRLSRLGVHTRGVTFRSLEAREASMPNHVFSLSERAAFAVQRKMPRALFAHNRDFLMRTYPHGMRLDSSNFDPVLFWRAGVQVVALNWQSWDVGMVLNEGMFAGSDGYVLKPRGYRRRAGVGGEDDDDNDDDDDARSDIPSKTLDRVAVTVLAAQNIPLLNRGDDPARFAPYVKVGLHTEPDALAAMVGEDASAEQVKQVGYRGQTGKGRGTSPDFGGDEVIEFLGVEGVVPELAFLSFVVMNDVVGPDVMAAWACVRLDRLRLGYRFVRLLDREGMPSRGILLIKTEVAEAVAA; via the coding sequence ATGACCAGCATGTCACACGACTTCCCGATCCATCAGtacaaggccggcggcggccacccCAGCGGCCAGCGCGAGGGCATCCGGGAGAAGCTGGACGAGTCGATCCTGGGCCACCTCGCGCGGCTGTTTAACCGGTACGCCGGCCCGAACAACACGTGGCACCGCGACCAGATCGGCATCTTCATGCAGCACGtgcaggccgaggacccGAACGGCCTGGCGGGCTACCTCGTCGACAGCGACGAGCTGTCGCTGCCGGAGCTGGTGCAGTACGTGACCTCGCCGTGCGGCAACGTGCTCGAGGTGGCAGCGCCGCAGGATCTGAGCTGGTCACTGAGCAGCTACTTCATCAGCTCGAGCCACAACACATACCTCACGGGCAACCAGTTGTCGAGCGACTCGAGCGTCGAGGCGTACCGAGACGTGCTGCTCCGCGGGTGCCGGTGCATCGAGATTGACGTCTGGGACGGCGAGGAACGGTACAAGCCAGGATTCGAGTCGGAcactgcggcggcggatggcggcggccggcccGAGAAGATCAGTCGGAGGGACCGCATGGTGATGAAGGTCGGCCGGTGGGTCATGAACAAGTTCGATCTGGTTGACCCGGAGGGCCGGACCGTCGACGAGAGACTCTCGGACATCATCCAGGCCGAGCCGCGGGTGCTGCACGGCTTCACGCTCACCAAGGAGGTGCTCTTCCGCGACGTGTGCAAGGTCGTGCGGGACTACGCCTTCATCACGTCGGACCTGCCGCTCATCGTCAGCCTCGAGGTGCACTGCTCGCCGCTCCAGCAGAGCGCCATGGTCGACATCATGGAGGAGACGTGGGGGGACCACCTCCTCCCGGCGCCCGAGGTCGAGCCCGCAGCGCTGCCGTCGCCAGACCAGCTGCGTAACAAGATCCTCATCAAGGTGAAATACGTGCctgacgtcgacgacgacgagaacaagAACGGCACGGGAGACGCCAATGCCGGAGGTCCAGGagacgaaggcgatggcgatgacgtcgacgacgaaagcGGTATGCTCGAGGTCGTGACggacgacggagccgagaagaagacgaagcgcgtgccgccgcccaagaTCACGCCGCGGCTGAGCCGGCTCGGGGTGCACACCCGCGGCGTGACGTTCCGGTCGCTCGAGGCGCGCgaggcgtcgatgccgaacCACGTCTTCTCGCTGTCGGAGCGGGCGGCGTTCGCGGTCCAGCGCAAGATGCCGCGGGCGCTGTTCGCGCACAACCGGGACTTCCTGATGCGGACGTACCCGCACGGCATGCGGCTGGACTCGTCCAACTTCGACCCGGTGCTGTTCTGGCGGGCGGGCGTGCAGGTGGTCGCGCTGAACTGGCAGTCGTGGGACGTCGGGATGGTGCTGAACGAGGGCATGTTCGCGGGCTCGGACGGGTATGTCCTGAAGCCGAGGGGGTATCGTCGGAGggctggcgtcggcggcgaagacgatgacgacaacgacgacgacgacgacgcaagATCGGATATCCCGAGCAAGACGCTGGACCGGGTGGCCGTCACGGTGCTGGCGGCGCAGAACATCCCGCTGCTGAACCGGGGCGACGACCCGGCCCGGTTCGCACCGTACGTCAAGGTCGGGCTGCACACGGAGCCGGACGCgctggcggccatggtgggCGAGGACGCGAGCGCGGAGCAGGTCAAGCAGGTCGGGTACCGGGGCCAGACGGGGAAAGGCCGGGGCACGAGCCCGgactttggcggcgacgaggtgaTTGagttcctcggcgtcgagggcgtcgtgcCAGAGCTGGCGTTTCTGTCGTTCGTCGTCATgaacgacgtcgtcgggccGGACGTcatggcggcgtgggcgtgcGTCCGGCTGGACCGGCTGAGGCTCGGGTACCGTTTCGTGAGGCTGCTGGACAGGGAGGGGATGCCGAGCCGGGGCATCCTGTTGATCAAGACGGAGGTtgcggaggcggtggcggcgtga
- a CDS encoding Putative 2EXR domain-containing protein produces the protein MPDSSDESGPDGVGLVQNDASDSESSGSDSGSENANANGTGFLDVEASESGDSDSDDSSDSDSDDESILGEGRRRAPRAFFPEFRRLPIELRHRIWQFFCPDLALLPRVLSFQMVCSPKQDSIWESATLENQIAAASAMLAVHRESRELALKAFPDTLAIREGRRLVRFHKQRDVVHLNGQKKTWEHNISVPGFSENVVNLALDTSELDPRQMRLFLAFPDLKNVFDFVWHNDRRIPHRLRWCASDKVHHYEIEQLRKNVHSGEDLHFVYCWPDVDKHRVFAEKHAGLAEVYEAAMAEIAEIREEDSDFMDDEDVARLGEIDYWQLTCFGWDAADRFEAWLAKHGVADGDMPAATEDDSDNNNNDEDGSEGSDESDDSSDQNEYESDGIDDATIDGESGDEEEDDDDLLIDRRQDSDDEEDGGASDFGGVSPPRDEDGGMLIDGSPPAARFSSPEPESGEGRPQTGRRRARQVASSSGEESGEEEEEAGNSGRGTGRRGPIVLSDDEDEEDVEERPSQSTSRRSRVVLSDDDEDEEGETQGAKTARPAGRRARDDEDEDEDEGGADVGNDEIPKGRGDFDGDDDDDDDDDEGGTNKKPLSLAEKLARNRRENPVSDAEDESEEESSEEEPAAAAPPKKMSLAQQLMTHRKRNPVVSESEGESGGSVVDEDEDEDEEDDDEEDDENGMFMNMADEGESDDEGDEDDY, from the exons ATGCCCGACTCATCAGACGAGTCAGgccccgacggcgtcggtcTCGTGCAGAACGACGCCTCCGACTCAGAATCCTCCGGCAGCGACTCCGGATCCGAGAATgccaacgccaacggcaccggcttcctcgacgtcgaagccTCCGAATCGGGCGACAGCGACTCGGACGACTCGTCagactcggactcggacgacgaaTCGATCCTGGGCGagggccgtcgtcgcgccCCACGCGCCTTCTTCCCGGAATTCCGCAGGCTCCCCATCGAGCTGCGCCATCGCATCTGGCAGTTCTTCTGCCCggacctcgccctcctcccgcgcGTCCTCTCCTTCCAGATGGTCTGCTCGCCGAAGCAGGATAGCATCTGGGAGAGCGCGACGCTGGAGAAccagatcgccgccgcgagcgccATGCTTGCCGTCCACCGCGAGAGCCGAGAGCTCGCCCTGAAGGCCTTCCCGGACACCCTGGCCATCCGCGAGGGGCGCCGCCTAGTGCGCTTCCACAAACAGAGAGACGTTGTCCACCTCAACGGCCAGAAGAAGACGTGGGAGCACAACATCAGCGTCCCGGGCTTCTCCGAGAACGTCGTCAACCTGGCCCTCGACACCTCCGAGCTGGACCCCCGCCAGATGAGGCTGTTCCTCGCGTTCCCCGACCTCAAGAACGTCTTCGACTTCGTCTGGCACAACGACAGACGCATCCCGCATAGGCTGCGTTGGTGCGCCTCGGACAAGGTGCACCACTACGAAATCGAGCAGCTTCGGAAGAACGTCCACTCGGGCGAGGATCTGCATTTCGTCTACTGCTGGCCCGACGTCGACAAACATCGTGTATTTGCGGAGAAGCATGCAGGGCTGGCCGAAGTCTAcgaggccgccatggcgGAGATCGCCGAGATCAGGGAGGAGGATTCGGACTTtatggacgacgaggacgttgCGCGGCTCGGCGAGATCGATTACTGGCAGCTAACGTGCTTCGGCTGGGATGCCGCAGACCGTTTCGAAGCGTGGCTGGCGaagcacggcgtcgccgatggAGACatgcccgccgccaccgaggacGATTctgacaacaacaacaacgacgaagacggaTCAGAGGGGTCAGATGAGTCCGACGACTCATCCGACCAGAACGAGTATGAGAgcgacggcatcgacgacgcgACGATCGACGGAGagtcgggcgacgaggaagaggacgacgacgacttgCTGATTGACCGGCGCCAAGatagcgacgacgaagaagacggcggcgcttCCGACTTTGGCGGGGTTTCTCCTCCAagggacgaagacggcggcaTGTTGATCGACGGCTCGCCCCCCGCGGCTCGCTTTTCGAGTCCCGAACCGGAATCCGGCGAGGGGCGACCGCAGACGGGCCGCAGACGCGCACGGCAAGtcgcttcttcttctggcgAAGAAtccggggaggaggaggaagaggccggAAACTCGGGGCGCGGCACAGGCAGACGCGGACCTATTGTCTTatccgacgacgaagacgaggaggacgtcgaggagagGCCGTCACAGAGCAccagccgccgcagccgcgtcgtgctctcggacgacgacgaagacgaagaaggagaaacACAGggggcgaagacggcgagacCTGCCGGGAGGCGTGCCCGGG acgacgaggacgaggatgaagacgagggtgGTGCAGATGTCGGCAACGACGAGATCCCCAAAGGCCGGGGCGACTtcgacggtgatgatgacgacgacgacgacgacgacgaaggagGCACAAACAAGAAGCCTCTGTccctcgccgagaagctcgcccGCAACCGGCGCGAAAACCCGGTATCCGACGCGGAAGACGAgtccgaggaggagagcTCGGAGGAGGaaccggcggcagcggcgccgcccaaGAAGATGTCGCTGGCCCAGCAACTCATGACGCACCGCAAGCGGAACCCCGTCGTGTCCGAGTCCGAGGGCGAGTCCGGGGGaagcgtcgtcgacgaggacgaggacgaggacgaagaggacgacgatgaggaagacgacgagaacggtATGTTCATGAAcatggcggacgagggcgagtCCGACGATGAgggggacgaagacgactaTTAG
- a CDS encoding Putative UDP-glucose/GDP-mannose dehydrogenase, NAD(P)-binding domain superfamily, translated as MARIVVIGSGVVGQATGKGFAEKGHAVRFVDIDSATIEKLCSAGLVAMTVSEVDWDDVDIVMLAVLTPTVDGRVVLDYIETAALDVGRGLATTDNFVTVVVRSTVPPTTTEKHIAPILERASGKQLGQGFGLAMNPEFLRAASNEQDFARPWITVVGANDARTAATMDELYRPFGAAVVHCTPTEAEMIKYVNNVYNAVKISYFNEVHAICAKVGLDGHLVGAADTEAFLQFARGLGVGHLMLESTIEVNRRLKSSVPAVPSPDKIDAVLDAVRRRGGALEEPEKLLLAVGKSTPTIL; from the exons ATGGCtcgcatcgtcgtcatcggctcTGGGGTTGTCGGCCAAGCAACCGGTAAGGGCTTCGCGGAAAAGGGGCACGCAGTTcgcttcgtcgacatcgatTCTGCCACGATCGAGAAGCTCTGTAGCGCCGGTCTGGTGGCCATGACGGTGTCCGAGGTCGACtgggacgacgtcgacatcgtgATGTTGGCCGTCCTGACGCCGACAGTTGACGGCCGCGTCGTGCTCGATTACATCGAAACCGCcgcgctcgacgtcggccgtGGCCTCGCGACAACAGACAATTTcgtgacggtggtggtgcgcAGCACCGTtcccccgacgacgacggagaagCACATCGCGCCCATCCTCGAGCGCGCCTCCGGCAAGCAGCTCGGCCAGGGGTTCGGCCTGGCAATGAACCCCGAGTTCCTGCGCGCCGCCAGCAACGAGCAAGATTTCGCGCGGCCGTGGatcaccgtcgtcggcgccaacgacgcgcgcacggcggcgacgatggacGAGCTGTACCGGCCGTTCGGCGCCGCGGTCGTCCACTGCACgccgaccgaggccgagatgatCAAGTACGTCAACAACGTCTACAACGCGGTCAAGATCAGCTACTTCAACGAGGTGCACGCCATCTGCGCCaaggtcggcctcgacggccacctcgtcggcgccgcc GACACGGAGGCGTTTCTGCAGTTCGCGCGCGGGCTGGGCGTGGGCCACCTGATGCTCGAGTCGACGATCGAGGTCAACCGCCGGCTCAAGTCGAGCGTCCCGGCCGTGCCGTCGCCCGACAAGAtcgacgccgtgctcgacGCGGTCCGCCGGCGCGGTGGCGCGCTCGAGGAGCCGGAGAAGCTGCTGTTAGCAGTGGGCAAGTCGACACCGACTATTCTGTGA